A stretch of Brassica rapa cultivar Chiifu-401-42 chromosome A08, CAAS_Brap_v3.01, whole genome shotgun sequence DNA encodes these proteins:
- the LOC103835625 gene encoding probable serine/threonine-protein kinase PBL4: protein MGNCFGSSAKVDSRESPYCGSSRIYAKPSQSSRLSSLTIAPPSYSDDRSSTSLPTPKSEGVLLASPTLKAFTFNDLKTATRNFRPDSVIGEGGFGYVYKGWINERTLTPSKPGSGIVVAVKKLKDDTPQGHKEWLAEVDYLGRLHHMNLVKLIGYCLKGDYIRLLVYEDMPKGSLESHLFRRGAEPIPWKTRMKVAIGAARGLAFLHDAQVIYRDFKASNILLDSDFNAKLSDFGLAREGPKGDKTHVSTQVMGTHGYAAPEYVSTGRITTKSDVYSFGVVLLELLSGRPTVDQSKVGVERILVDWAIPYLGADRRKVFRIMDTKLEGQYPHKGACLAANIALQCLNQEAKLRPNMSDVLSTLEELQMKSSTSKTVMKMTSSSSPLAEKRRVKAPGASSVVTRGRGPRDR, encoded by the exons ATGGGTAATTGCTTTGGTTCATCTGCAAAAGTAGATAGCAGAGAAAGTCCATATTGTG GATCCTCAAGAATCTATGCCAAACCGAGCCAATCGTCTCGCCTCTCAAGCCTAACCATAGCACCACCATCTTACAGCGATGACAGGAGTTCCACCTCTCTTCCCACTCCAAAGAGTGAAGGAGTTCTCTTAGCATCTCCCACGCTAAAGGCCTTTACGTTTAACGATCTAAAGACAGCCACTAGGAACTTCAGACCTGATAGTGTTATCGGTGAAGGCGGTTTTGGTTATGTTTACAAAGGATGGATTAACGAGCGGACGTTAACGCCTTCAAAACCAGGATCAGGCATCGTTGTTGCTGTCAAAAAGCTTAAAGACGATACGCCTCAAGGACACAAGGAGTGGTTG GCTGAGGTTGACTATCTGGGGAGGCTTCACCATATGAATCTTGTGAAATTAATTGGATACTGCTTGAAGGGTGATTACATTAGGCTTTTGGTATACGAGGACATGCCCAAAGGAAGCTTAGAAAGTCATCTCTTTAGAC GTGGGGCAGAGCCGATTCCGTGGAAAACAAGGATGAAAGTGGCAATTGGTGCCGCGAGAGGGCTTGCTTTCCTTCACGATGCACAAGTCATATATAGAGACTTCAAGGCCTCCAATATTCTACTAGATTCG GACTTCAATGCAAAGCTTTCTGATTTTGGTTTGGCGAGAGAAGGACCGAAAGGAGACAAAACACACGTATCAACTCAGGTGATGGGAACTCATGGATATGCAGCACCTGAATATGTCTCCACGGGTCGAATAACCACAAAAAGCGACGTCTACAGCTTCGGTGTGGTCTTGCTCGAGTTACTCTCAGGACGTCCAACTGTAGACCAATCGAAAGTCGGAGTGGAACGAATTCTAGTGGATTGGGCAATACCTTACTTAGGAGCTGATAGAAGGAAAGTGTTTAGGATAATGGACACAAAACTTGAAGGACAGTATCCTCACAAAGGGGCTTGTTTGGCTGCTAATATTGCGTTGCAGTGCCTCAATCAAGAGGCTAAGTTGAGGCCAAATATGTCGGATGTATTATCTACTCTTGAAGAGCTTCAGATGAAGAGTTCTACTTCAAAGACGGTCATGAAAATgacatcttcttcctctccgcTGGCGGAGAAACGGAGAGTTAAAGCTCCGGGTGCTTCTTCGGTGGTGACTCGTGGGAGAGGTCCACGTGACAGGTGA
- the LOC103835626 gene encoding uncharacterized protein LOC103835626 — protein MAMQTGIGLSRIFLLAGAGYTGTIMMKNGKLSDILGELQSLVKGMERSGEEGDSDVSDAIAAQVRRLAMEVRQLASARQITVMNGVSGANLQALAVPAAALGALGYGYMWWKGLSFTDLMYVTKANMATAVANLTKNLEQVSATLAAAKRHLTQKIQNMDDKVEKQIDLSKEIKNQVTLARGDINSLENELQSLNDLISGLDGKLDTLEYKQDVTNVCMLHLYNYFGGKSTKLPDMEQLQLPVNQKARNLLGDVGTKGLKNFAEQLLISNDTEGGATTVRRIGISRANDKSGPLLSRVASAGC, from the exons ATGGCGATGCAAACCGGAATCGGCTTATCAAGGATCTTTCTCTTAGCCGGAGCAG GTTATACCGGCACGATCATGATGAAGAACGGTAAATTATCTGATATATTGGGTGAATTGCAG TCTCTGGTGAAGGGTATGGAGAGATCTGGAGAGGAAGGAGACTCTGATGTCTCCGATGCTATAGCTGCACAGGTTCGTCGTTTGGCTATGGAGGTTCGTCAGCTAGCTTCGGCTCGGCAGATAACGGTTATGAATGGAGTTTCTGGTG cAAACTTGCAAGCACTTGCGGTTCCTGCTGCGGCATTGGGAGCTTTAGGATATGGTTATATGTGGTGGAAG GGACTCTCGTTCACTGACCTTATGTATGTGACGAAAGCCAACATGGCTACTGCCGTGGCTAACTTGACTAAGAATCTGGAGCAAGTTTCTGCGACCCTTGCG GCTGCAAAAAGGCATTTAACGCAAAAGATTCAGAATATGGATGATAAGGTAGAGAAGCAGATTGATCTCTCCAAGGAAATCAAGAACCAG GTCACCTTGGCTCGTGGAGATATCAACTCGCTTGAGAATGAGTTGCAGTCGTTGAATGATTTGATAAGTGGTCTG gatGGGAAGTTGGACACGCTGGAATACAAGCAG GATGTCACGAATGTTTGCATGCTACACTTGTATAATTATTTTGGAGGCAAGAGCACAAAACTGCCTGACATG GAGCAGCTTCAACTTCCTGTAAACCAGAAAGCTCGAAATTTGCTTGGAGATGTTGGAACTAAG GGGCTGAAAAACTTTGCGGAACAACTGCTTATAAGCAATGACACAGAGGGAGGAGCAACCACGGTGAGAAGAATTGGTATAAGCAGGGCCAATGACAAGTCGGGGCCGCTGTTATCAAG GGTTGCTTCAGCTGGGTGTTGA